A window from Nitrospira sp. ND1 encodes these proteins:
- the gyrA gene encoding DNA gyrase subunit A, which translates to MPPDERLGQIAIEDEMRSSYLDYAMSVIVGRALPDVRDGLKPVHRRILHGMNEMGLAANRPYRKSAKIVGEIMGNYHPHGDSAIYDTLVRMAQNFNMRYMLVDGQGNYGSMDGDAAAAMRYTEARLTKLAEELLADIEKETVDFGPNYDESRVEPLVLPSRVPNLLVNGAGGIAVGYATNIPTHNLGEVIEGLLLLLENPDVTIPQLMKKIPGPDFPTAGFIYGTSGIKDAYETGRGLLTVRAKVAIETDERTDRERLIVTEIPYQVNKSKLIEKIADLAQEDRVTGISDIRDESDREGVRVVIELKRNEIPLVVLNNLYKHSQLQTTFGVNMLALVNNRPEVLNLKRILEAFVEHRREVVVRRTAYDLRKAEERAHILEGLKIALDNLDAVIALIRRSQSPDVARTGLMQQFRLSEIQANAILEMRLQRLTQLERDKLVEEYREVLKTIEYLRSVLGSEALVRKIIQDELIEIKDKYQDERRTKIVKEEAELTLEDLIAEEEVVVTISHAGYIKRNAVTLYRAQRRGGKGKIAMGIKEEDFVETLFTASTHDSLLFFTDAGKVYWLKVHEIPEASRAAKGKALVNLLALSKDEKVTASLPVKEFRADRFIIMGTKLGVIKKTELSAYSNPRQGGIIALSLDAGDKLIGVDLTDGQREILLGTKQGITIRFKEEDVRAMGRTAHGVRGITLEPGDEVIGMETITPDSTTAILTVTEGGYGKRTPVNEYRVQGRGGKGIISVKTTERNGPAVGFLQVRDEDEIMLMAAQGKVLRCKVDDIREIGRNTQGVRLLDMDGDEDRVVAVVRLVEREEGVPEEGES; encoded by the coding sequence ATGCCGCCAGATGAACGACTAGGACAGATTGCGATCGAAGACGAGATGCGCTCGTCGTACCTCGATTACGCCATGAGCGTGATCGTCGGTCGCGCACTCCCCGACGTGCGGGACGGATTGAAGCCGGTGCACCGGCGCATTCTGCACGGCATGAACGAAATGGGTCTGGCCGCGAACCGGCCGTACAGAAAGTCGGCCAAGATCGTGGGCGAGATCATGGGTAACTACCACCCCCATGGCGATTCCGCGATTTACGACACCCTTGTGCGCATGGCGCAGAACTTCAATATGCGCTACATGCTCGTCGACGGACAGGGCAACTACGGCTCGATGGACGGCGACGCCGCCGCCGCCATGCGGTACACCGAAGCCCGGTTGACCAAGCTGGCCGAAGAGCTGTTGGCGGATATCGAAAAAGAGACGGTCGATTTCGGCCCCAACTACGATGAATCCCGTGTCGAGCCGTTGGTCCTGCCGTCCCGAGTGCCGAATCTGCTGGTCAACGGCGCCGGTGGAATCGCCGTCGGGTATGCGACCAACATTCCCACGCACAATCTGGGTGAAGTGATCGAGGGACTGCTCCTGTTGCTGGAGAACCCCGACGTCACCATCCCGCAGCTGATGAAGAAGATTCCCGGGCCCGACTTCCCGACCGCCGGGTTCATTTACGGCACCTCCGGGATCAAGGATGCGTACGAGACGGGACGCGGGCTGTTGACGGTTCGCGCCAAGGTCGCCATCGAGACGGACGAGCGCACCGACCGTGAACGGCTCATCGTGACCGAAATTCCCTACCAGGTGAACAAGTCGAAACTCATCGAAAAGATCGCCGACCTGGCGCAGGAGGATCGCGTCACGGGCATCTCCGATATCCGCGACGAGTCGGACCGCGAGGGTGTGCGTGTCGTGATCGAGCTGAAGCGCAACGAGATTCCGCTCGTGGTGTTGAACAACCTGTATAAACACAGCCAGTTGCAGACCACCTTCGGCGTCAACATGCTGGCGCTCGTCAACAACCGGCCGGAGGTGCTGAATCTCAAGCGCATCCTGGAAGCCTTTGTCGAGCACCGGCGCGAAGTGGTGGTGCGGCGAACGGCCTATGACTTGCGTAAGGCGGAAGAACGCGCCCATATCCTCGAAGGTCTCAAGATCGCGCTGGATAATCTGGATGCCGTGATCGCGCTGATCCGCCGCTCGCAATCTCCGGATGTGGCGCGCACGGGTTTGATGCAGCAGTTCCGGCTGTCGGAAATCCAAGCCAACGCCATTCTCGAAATGCGCCTCCAGCGGCTCACGCAACTGGAGCGCGACAAACTCGTCGAAGAATACCGCGAAGTGCTGAAGACCATCGAGTATCTGCGCTCGGTCCTCGGCAGCGAGGCCCTGGTGCGGAAGATCATCCAGGACGAACTGATCGAGATCAAGGACAAGTATCAGGACGAACGGCGCACCAAGATCGTCAAGGAAGAGGCCGAGCTGACGCTCGAAGACCTCATCGCCGAAGAAGAAGTGGTCGTGACGATTTCCCATGCCGGGTATATCAAGCGGAACGCCGTCACGCTCTATCGGGCGCAGCGGCGCGGCGGCAAGGGCAAGATCGCGATGGGCATCAAGGAGGAGGATTTCGTCGAAACGCTCTTTACGGCCTCGACGCATGACTCATTGCTCTTCTTCACCGATGCCGGCAAGGTCTATTGGCTCAAAGTGCACGAAATTCCGGAAGCCAGCCGGGCCGCGAAGGGCAAGGCACTCGTGAACCTCCTGGCCCTCTCGAAGGATGAGAAGGTCACGGCTTCGCTGCCGGTGAAAGAGTTCCGTGCCGATCGCTTTATCATCATGGGGACGAAGCTGGGCGTCATCAAGAAGACGGAACTGTCGGCCTACAGCAATCCGCGCCAGGGCGGCATCATTGCGCTCTCGCTCGATGCGGGCGACAAGCTGATCGGTGTGGACCTGACCGACGGCCAGCGTGAGATTCTGCTGGGCACGAAGCAGGGCATCACCATCCGGTTCAAGGAAGAAGATGTGCGCGCGATGGGACGCACGGCCCACGGAGTGCGCGGAATCACCCTTGAGCCCGGCGATGAAGTCATCGGCATGGAGACGATCACGCCCGATTCGACCACCGCGATCCTCACCGTGACCGAAGGCGGGTACGGCAAACGGACACCGGTGAATGAATATCGCGTGCAGGGCCGCGGCGGCAAAGGCATCATCAGCGTCAAGACGACCGAGCGAAACGGGCCGGCTGTCGGATTCCTCCAGGTCCGTGACGAGGATGAGATCATGTTGATGGCGGCGCAGGGCAAAGTGCTGCGCTGCAAGGTGGACGACATCCGTGAAATCGGGCGCAACACCCAAGGTGTCCGCCTGCTCGATATGGATGGAGATGAGGATCGTGTGGTCGCCGTCGTGAGACTGGTCGAACGCGAAGAAGGAGTGCCCGAAGAGGGCGAGTCATGA
- the gyrB gene encoding DNA topoisomerase (ATP-hydrolyzing) subunit B, whose protein sequence is MAKDDQQDNSAKPKSDSYSADQIKVLEGLDAVRKRPAMYIGSTGVDGLHHLVYEVVDNSVDEHMAGFGEAIEVTIHIDGSVTVVDNGRGIPTGMHSTQKKSAAEVALTVLHAGGKFEQGAYTVSGGLHGVGISVVNALSEWLELEIWQDGQVFEQRYERGKPQAPLAVTGKTKRRGTKVRFMPDGQIFETLEFSFDVLAQRLRELAFLNKGLSITLKDDRKEKEQVFHYKGGIVSFVDHLNEAKTPLHKPIYVQTERADLILEVALQYNDGYAENLFSFANNINTKEGGTHLVGFKAALTRTINSYANANDLLKKDTESLSGDDVREGLTAVVSVKVRNPQFEGQTKAKLGNSEVKGIVEAAVNDALGTYFEENPPVARKIIGKAIDAARAREAARKAKDLIRRKSALDGGSLPGKLADCSEKDPALSELFIVEGDSAGGSAKQGRDRKFQAILPLKGKILNVEKARFDKMLSSDEIRTLILALGTGIGRKKEDSDKPDKEAFDIARTRYHKIVLMTDADVDGSHIRTLLLTFFFRQMPELLERGYIYIAQPPLFKVKKGKTERYLKDEPAMNEYLADLAVEEVEVALENGREYLSGRRLLPTLKKLIAFESLLHKVNKKHHEANMLRIFVDEPGLTREALKDQAALTTIVANAKATLTLVYPKAEPTVDILEDEEHQSSKLVCKVATGGIAYQLDVTHELVGSADFRELQKQAPSAMGLGKPPYKIKIKGTEVHKNGSAELVQAILEEGKQGLNIQRYKGLGEMNPGQLWETTMDPEKRTLLRVKLEDMTGVDEIFTILMGDEVEPRRNFIQQHALEVRNLDV, encoded by the coding sequence ATGGCCAAGGACGACCAGCAGGACAATTCTGCCAAGCCGAAATCCGACAGTTACAGCGCGGATCAAATCAAAGTTCTCGAAGGACTCGACGCCGTCCGGAAGCGACCGGCGATGTACATCGGCAGCACCGGTGTCGACGGGTTGCACCATCTCGTCTATGAAGTCGTCGACAACAGTGTCGACGAGCACATGGCCGGGTTCGGTGAAGCGATCGAGGTCACGATCCACATCGACGGCAGCGTCACGGTCGTGGACAACGGGCGCGGCATTCCCACCGGCATGCATTCTACGCAGAAGAAGTCCGCCGCCGAAGTGGCTCTCACCGTCCTGCACGCGGGCGGCAAGTTCGAGCAGGGCGCCTACACGGTCTCCGGCGGGTTACACGGAGTCGGCATCTCCGTCGTCAACGCGCTGTCCGAATGGCTGGAGCTGGAAATCTGGCAGGACGGACAAGTCTTCGAGCAGCGGTATGAGCGTGGAAAACCCCAGGCGCCGTTAGCCGTCACCGGAAAAACCAAACGCCGGGGCACGAAGGTGCGGTTCATGCCGGACGGCCAGATTTTCGAAACGCTGGAATTCAGTTTCGATGTGTTGGCGCAGCGGCTCCGCGAGCTGGCCTTTCTCAACAAGGGGCTCTCGATCACGCTCAAGGACGATCGCAAGGAAAAGGAACAGGTTTTTCATTACAAGGGCGGGATCGTCTCCTTCGTCGATCACCTCAACGAAGCCAAGACCCCGCTGCATAAGCCCATCTACGTGCAGACTGAGCGCGCGGACCTGATTCTTGAGGTGGCGCTGCAATACAACGACGGGTATGCCGAGAACCTCTTTTCGTTCGCGAACAACATCAACACTAAAGAGGGCGGCACCCACCTGGTGGGCTTCAAGGCTGCGCTGACCCGCACGATCAACAGTTACGCCAACGCCAACGATCTCCTGAAGAAAGACACCGAATCGTTGAGCGGCGACGACGTGCGGGAAGGCTTGACCGCGGTTGTCAGCGTGAAGGTGCGGAATCCGCAGTTCGAAGGGCAGACCAAGGCGAAGCTCGGCAACAGCGAGGTGAAGGGCATCGTCGAGGCGGCTGTGAACGACGCCCTCGGCACCTACTTCGAAGAGAACCCGCCGGTCGCCCGCAAAATCATCGGCAAGGCGATCGATGCCGCGCGTGCCCGCGAGGCGGCCCGGAAAGCCAAGGACCTGATTCGCCGGAAGAGCGCCTTGGATGGCGGGTCGTTGCCCGGCAAGCTGGCCGACTGTTCGGAGAAGGATCCGGCGTTGAGCGAACTTTTCATCGTCGAGGGTGATTCCGCCGGCGGGTCTGCCAAGCAGGGCCGCGACCGGAAGTTTCAGGCGATTCTTCCCCTCAAAGGAAAAATCCTCAACGTCGAGAAAGCCCGCTTCGACAAGATGCTCAGCAGCGACGAAATCCGCACGTTGATCCTGGCGCTCGGTACCGGAATCGGCCGCAAGAAAGAGGATTCCGACAAGCCGGACAAGGAAGCCTTCGACATTGCACGGACACGCTATCACAAGATCGTGCTCATGACCGATGCCGACGTGGACGGCAGCCACATCCGCACGCTCCTGCTGACCTTTTTTTTCCGCCAGATGCCGGAGCTGCTGGAGCGGGGCTACATCTACATCGCCCAGCCTCCCCTCTTTAAGGTCAAGAAGGGCAAGACGGAGCGGTATCTCAAGGATGAGCCTGCGATGAACGAATACCTCGCGGACTTGGCGGTTGAAGAAGTCGAAGTGGCGCTTGAGAACGGGCGGGAGTACCTGTCGGGCCGCCGCCTGCTGCCGACGCTCAAGAAGTTGATCGCCTTCGAAAGCCTGCTGCACAAGGTGAATAAGAAACATCACGAAGCCAATATGTTGCGGATATTTGTCGACGAGCCGGGGTTAACGCGCGAGGCGTTGAAGGATCAGGCCGCGTTGACCACGATCGTCGCCAATGCGAAGGCCACGCTGACGCTCGTCTACCCGAAGGCCGAACCGACCGTCGACATCCTGGAAGACGAAGAACATCAATCCAGCAAGTTGGTATGCAAGGTCGCCACGGGCGGGATCGCGTATCAACTCGACGTGACGCATGAGCTGGTCGGGTCCGCCGACTTCCGCGAGCTCCAGAAACAGGCGCCCTCGGCTATGGGCCTCGGCAAGCCGCCGTACAAGATCAAGATTAAGGGAACCGAAGTCCATAAGAACGGCTCGGCCGAGCTGGTGCAAGCGATCCTGGAAGAAGGCAAGCAGGGGTTGAACATCCAGCGGTACAAAGGTCTTGGTGAGATGAATCCCGGCCAGTTGTGGGAAACCACCATGGATCCTGAAAAGCGGACGCTGCTGCGGGTCAAGCTGGAAGACATGACCGGCGTGGATGAGATTTTCACGATCCTGATGGGAGACGAAGTGGAACCCCGCCGAAATTTCATTCAGCAACATGCACTGGAAGTCAGGAACTTGGACGTATAG
- the dnaN gene encoding DNA polymerase III subunit beta, producing MKVRIGREELLTGLQRVQGVVEKRNTMPILSNILLEAKHDGAEIVATDLEIGMRGLYKATVLEAGGVTISARKLYEIIKELPSGEIELTSGDNNWTTIQAGKSQFKVVGLPSGDYPALPSIEREGLTPLAGAGLLELIRKTLFAAGDNDARYILNGLLVSLTTTEKKTTLLRLVGTDGHRLAVAEREVGTPNAKQPAQDIKAIIPKKAAQEMRRLLEEGGDEEPLIGFTKNLMIFRKSGLLLTSRLMEGNYPNYQQVVPKESGKRIVVNRGLLESALRRVSVLSKDKANAVKVSFAPGGMTLFSSNPDYGEATEELVARYEGEALNTGFNARYLLDALSVMDGESVSLQMDTALSPCLIQEAESPGFKCVVMPIKI from the coding sequence ATGAAGGTACGCATCGGACGAGAGGAATTGTTGACGGGATTGCAGCGGGTGCAGGGTGTCGTTGAAAAACGAAACACCATGCCCATCCTCTCGAACATTTTACTGGAAGCGAAGCACGACGGCGCTGAAATTGTCGCCACCGACCTGGAGATCGGGATGCGGGGCCTCTACAAAGCGACGGTCCTCGAAGCGGGCGGCGTGACGATTTCCGCCCGCAAGCTGTACGAGATCATCAAGGAGTTGCCGAGCGGTGAAATCGAACTCACGTCCGGCGACAACAATTGGACGACGATCCAGGCCGGGAAGAGTCAATTCAAGGTGGTTGGTCTCCCGAGCGGCGATTATCCGGCGTTGCCCTCCATCGAACGCGAGGGGCTGACGCCGCTGGCCGGGGCGGGTCTGTTGGAATTGATTCGCAAGACGCTGTTTGCCGCGGGCGACAATGATGCGCGATACATCCTGAACGGCCTGCTCGTGAGCTTGACGACAACTGAAAAGAAAACCACGCTCCTGCGACTGGTCGGCACCGACGGCCATCGCCTGGCCGTAGCGGAGCGCGAAGTTGGTACCCCGAATGCGAAGCAGCCGGCCCAGGATATCAAAGCGATCATCCCGAAGAAGGCGGCGCAGGAAATGCGGCGGCTGCTGGAAGAGGGGGGCGACGAAGAGCCCTTGATCGGGTTCACCAAGAATCTCATGATCTTCCGCAAGAGCGGCCTCCTCCTCACCTCCCGCCTCATGGAGGGGAATTACCCCAATTACCAGCAGGTGGTCCCGAAAGAGAGCGGCAAGCGCATTGTGGTCAATCGCGGGCTGCTGGAGAGCGCGTTGCGACGGGTCTCGGTGTTGTCGAAAGACAAGGCCAATGCCGTGAAGGTGTCCTTTGCTCCCGGCGGCATGACTCTGTTTTCGAGCAATCCGGATTATGGAGAAGCCACGGAAGAACTGGTGGCCCGATATGAGGGTGAGGCGCTCAATACAGGATTCAATGCTCGTTACCTTTTAGATGCATTGAGCGTCATGGATGGAGAATCGGTCTCGTTGCAAATGGACACGGCCTTGAGCCCCTGCCTGATTCAGGAAGCCGAGAGTCCCGGATTCAAATGCGTCGTGATGCCGATCAAAATTTAG
- the dnaA gene encoding chromosomal replication initiator protein DnaA, producing the protein MWNDALVYIQEKVPKQVFETWFTPVVLDRIEETTAYLAVPNKFFGEWLGEHYRDLLAEAVSVAQGGGHLDVSFVVNHKQAPSSSPAQQESGPADTAGRGFVASRSKRGVQLNPKYTFKSFVVGAGNQFAHAACMAVAEQPAKAYNPLFLYGGVGLGKTHLLNAIGNYLAERSDLRIAYLTTEQFTNEVINSIRYDKMIDLRKRYRNVDMLMIDDIQFLAGKERTQEEFFHTFNTLYEAHKQIVLSSDRFPKDMPDIEERLRSRFEWGLIADLQPPDVETRIAILRKKSEDERIALPEDVIHFLATTMKNNIRELEGSLVRVGAYSSLTGQTITLDMAKNVLRDLIGDKKKIVSIEDIQEAVGSKYHLKIADLKSRRRSKTLVHPRQIAMYLCRELTDASFPEIGRQFGGKDHTTIIHACRQITKAKEADSTLHTTLEGLKEQILRA; encoded by the coding sequence ATGTGGAATGACGCCCTGGTGTACATTCAGGAAAAGGTTCCGAAGCAGGTCTTTGAAACCTGGTTCACTCCTGTTGTACTCGACCGGATTGAAGAGACGACGGCGTATCTTGCAGTCCCGAACAAGTTTTTCGGCGAGTGGTTAGGAGAGCATTACCGCGATCTCCTGGCGGAAGCGGTTTCCGTTGCGCAAGGGGGCGGCCACTTGGACGTGTCCTTTGTCGTCAATCACAAGCAGGCTCCCTCCTCTTCGCCCGCTCAACAGGAGAGTGGGCCGGCGGATACGGCCGGGCGTGGATTCGTTGCGTCTCGATCAAAACGCGGCGTGCAATTGAATCCCAAATATACCTTCAAGAGTTTCGTGGTCGGGGCAGGAAACCAGTTCGCCCACGCGGCCTGTATGGCCGTGGCCGAACAACCGGCCAAAGCCTACAACCCCCTGTTTCTCTATGGTGGTGTGGGATTGGGCAAGACCCACTTGCTGAATGCGATCGGCAACTACCTGGCCGAGCGGAGCGACCTCCGCATCGCCTACCTGACGACCGAGCAGTTTACGAACGAAGTCATCAATTCTATTCGTTATGACAAGATGATCGACCTGCGTAAGCGGTATCGCAACGTCGATATGTTGATGATCGACGACATTCAATTTCTGGCGGGCAAAGAGCGGACGCAGGAAGAGTTCTTTCATACGTTCAATACCCTCTATGAAGCCCATAAACAGATCGTCCTGTCGAGTGACCGCTTTCCGAAGGACATGCCGGACATCGAAGAGCGGCTCCGTTCGCGGTTCGAATGGGGGCTCATTGCCGACCTGCAGCCGCCGGACGTGGAGACCCGCATCGCCATCTTGCGCAAGAAATCCGAGGACGAACGCATTGCGCTGCCCGAGGATGTGATTCACTTCCTGGCCACCACGATGAAGAACAACATTCGTGAGCTGGAAGGCTCGCTCGTGCGGGTCGGGGCCTATTCCTCGCTGACGGGGCAAACGATCACGCTCGACATGGCTAAGAACGTCTTGCGCGATCTCATCGGGGACAAAAAGAAGATTGTCTCCATCGAAGATATTCAAGAGGCAGTGGGGTCGAAGTATCATTTGAAGATTGCCGATTTGAAATCGCGCCGTCGGAGCAAAACGTTGGTGCACCCGCGCCAGATCGCCATGTATCTCTGCCGGGAGCTCACCGACGCCTCATTTCCTGAAATCGGCCGCCAGTTCGGGGGTAAGGACCATACGACGATTATTCACGCCTGCCGGCAGATCACGAAGGCCAAGGAAGCCGACAGCACCCTGCACACGACGCTGGAAGGCCTGAAAGAACAGATCTTGAGGGCGTAA
- a CDS encoding DsrE family protein, with protein MSAKKFGILLSTPPSHPSVETVAQLASEALTEGADLYLYFIDEGVKNLRDPRYTELVGRGIKLFVCAYGCQQHGVSTDALDSRISLCGLVVLSNIVNGCDRFLAFT; from the coding sequence ATGAGCGCCAAGAAGTTCGGCATCCTGTTATCCACACCCCCCTCACACCCCAGCGTCGAGACGGTGGCTCAGCTCGCTTCTGAGGCGCTGACCGAAGGTGCTGATCTCTATCTATATTTCATCGATGAGGGAGTGAAGAATCTTCGTGACCCTCGTTATACCGAACTCGTTGGCCGAGGTATAAAATTGTTTGTCTGCGCCTATGGATGCCAGCAGCATGGAGTCTCGACCGATGCTCTCGATTCCCGCATTTCTCTCTGCGGCCTGGTCGTGCTGTCGAATATTGTGAACGGCTGCGACCGGTTTCTGGCTTTTACATGA
- the hisS gene encoding histidine--tRNA ligase, producing the protein MIKAIKGVKDLLPEESPRWRFIEDTARQWALRYGFQEIRVPIFETTTLFARSIGASTDIVEKEMYTFADRDGSSLTLRPEGTAGTVRAFIEHNRAADPRPQKYCYAGPMFRHERPQAGRLRQFHQFGVESFGVADPRADVEVMSLLWRLLSDLTLPGLTLEINNLGYAEDRARYKPLLVAFLNGVESRLCGNCQRRIETNPLRVLDCKVPECRSATEDAPCLADSLSPAARDHFERVTTGLQSVGIPFHMNTRLVRGLDYYCLTAFEVTCSHLGAQNAVGAGGRYDGLVEQLGGAAVPAVGFAVGLERIALMLPETVVVPAIPRVYVAAFGTQAVGVGFTLLDELRRTGVPADMDFRAASLKAHLRQADRLNALYTILLGDDEVTKGVATLRNMQTKAQEDIPISDLATALRTRLVNR; encoded by the coding sequence ATGATTAAAGCGATTAAGGGTGTGAAAGATCTCCTGCCTGAGGAGTCCCCTCGCTGGCGATTCATCGAAGATACCGCCAGACAGTGGGCCCTCCGTTACGGCTTTCAAGAGATCCGCGTCCCGATTTTCGAGACCACGACCTTGTTCGCGCGCAGCATCGGCGCCTCGACCGATATCGTCGAGAAGGAAATGTACACCTTCGCCGATCGCGACGGATCGTCCCTGACCCTGCGCCCGGAAGGGACGGCCGGGACAGTCCGGGCATTCATCGAGCACAACCGGGCCGCCGATCCGCGGCCGCAAAAATATTGTTACGCCGGGCCGATGTTCCGCCACGAGCGTCCCCAGGCCGGGCGTTTGCGGCAATTTCATCAGTTCGGGGTGGAATCGTTCGGTGTGGCCGACCCGCGGGCCGATGTCGAAGTCATGTCGCTGCTGTGGCGACTCTTGTCCGACCTCACGCTGCCGGGATTGACCCTGGAAATCAACAATCTAGGGTATGCGGAGGACCGGGCCCGGTACAAACCGCTCCTGGTAGCGTTTCTGAACGGTGTGGAAAGTCGCCTCTGCGGGAATTGCCAGCGCCGGATCGAGACGAATCCGTTACGTGTTCTCGACTGTAAAGTTCCGGAATGCCGATCGGCTACCGAGGATGCTCCCTGCCTGGCCGATTCCTTGTCACCCGCAGCGCGGGACCATTTCGAGCGCGTGACGACCGGCCTGCAATCGGTGGGTATCCCGTTTCACATGAACACTCGGCTCGTCCGTGGCCTGGACTATTACTGTCTCACCGCATTCGAGGTTACCTGCTCCCATTTGGGTGCGCAGAATGCCGTCGGTGCCGGTGGACGCTATGACGGTCTCGTCGAACAGCTTGGTGGAGCCGCCGTGCCGGCGGTCGGATTCGCCGTCGGGCTGGAACGGATTGCACTGATGTTACCGGAGACAGTGGTCGTGCCGGCCATTCCTCGGGTCTATGTCGCTGCTTTTGGCACTCAGGCTGTCGGTGTCGGATTTACGCTGCTCGATGAACTCCGTCGAACCGGAGTGCCGGCTGACATGGATTTCCGTGCGGCGTCACTCAAGGCCCACTTGCGTCAGGCCGATCGCCTCAATGCTCTCTATACGATCCTCCTTGGTGACGATGAAGTGACGAAAGGTGTCGCCACCCTCCGGAATATGCAGACAAAAGCCCAGGAAGACATCCCGATTTCAGACCTCGCCACCGCCCTCCGCACCAGGCTCGTCAACAGGTAA
- a CDS encoding FAD-dependent thymidylate synthase, which translates to MIALAPMPPEKSAYALARYSRSPDSIEESIKWVHGHSSEKFWEQFYFDYGHGSIADLGHVIICFEQISELAAIRLEDEPVWDGQAKSSRYQNFASTSWFVPDTIRGQETEATYLGILRSLATVYRALHDPLSQFLTEREPRPEHMTPAAYQRAITARAFDVTRYLLPLAAQTNVGQVVSIRTLEKQITRLLSSQLPELRLLGEELQEACRKAPVNLWGELSGQAAGLGEPMAPTLARYAKPNVYQAEVYSDLARYAKEALKGTGLDQPTAWGAAEPVDLIEPHHPLDEVVATLLYRASQAPYRKILAVVRDWTEKQKQDTIEIAFQKRGPHDELIKEFRSGYAFVFDVMMDIGGWRDMHRHRRCQQVQQNFTTVHGFETPPILAEAGLDHEYRKAMGHVKSDIEQLRKSSQEAAMYAIPFGFSVRCLFKMDYAEAEYIAKLRSGVKGHWSYRTIAWLMKQKLTERYPILGARMQATPPDVQDALTR; encoded by the coding sequence GTGATCGCCCTGGCTCCGATGCCGCCGGAAAAATCCGCCTATGCCCTCGCGCGGTATAGCCGGTCCCCGGACTCCATCGAAGAGAGCATCAAATGGGTCCACGGCCATTCCTCTGAAAAATTCTGGGAACAGTTTTATTTCGACTACGGCCATGGTTCGATCGCGGACCTGGGCCATGTGATCATTTGCTTCGAACAGATCTCCGAGCTGGCCGCCATCCGCCTGGAGGATGAACCCGTGTGGGACGGACAGGCCAAGTCGAGCCGGTATCAGAACTTTGCGTCGACCAGCTGGTTCGTACCGGATACCATTCGCGGGCAGGAGACCGAAGCGACGTATCTCGGCATTCTCCGAAGTCTCGCGACGGTCTACCGTGCCCTCCATGACCCCTTGAGCCAGTTTCTCACCGAACGGGAGCCTCGACCCGAGCACATGACCCCCGCAGCCTATCAACGGGCGATCACCGCGCGGGCATTCGATGTGACCCGATATCTGCTACCGCTGGCGGCGCAGACGAACGTCGGCCAGGTCGTCAGCATTCGCACCCTCGAAAAGCAGATTACCCGCCTGTTGTCGTCTCAGCTGCCGGAACTTCGCCTGCTGGGAGAAGAGCTGCAGGAAGCCTGTCGGAAAGCGCCGGTCAATCTCTGGGGCGAACTGTCCGGACAGGCGGCAGGCTTGGGCGAACCCATGGCGCCGACCCTCGCGCGGTATGCCAAACCGAATGTGTATCAGGCAGAGGTCTACAGCGACCTGGCCCGGTATGCGAAGGAAGCGCTGAAGGGCACCGGGTTGGATCAACCGACCGCCTGGGGCGCCGCGGAACCGGTGGACTTGATCGAGCCGCACCATCCGCTCGACGAAGTCGTCGCCACGCTGCTCTATCGCGCCTCGCAAGCCCCCTATCGAAAGATCCTCGCGGTCGTGCGGGACTGGACGGAGAAACAGAAGCAGGACACCATCGAAATCGCCTTTCAGAAACGCGGGCCGCATGACGAATTGATCAAGGAGTTCCGCAGCGGGTATGCCTTTGTGTTCGATGTGATGATGGACATCGGCGGGTGGCGCGACATGCACCGGCACCGGCGCTGCCAGCAGGTGCAGCAGAACTTCACCACGGTGCACGGGTTCGAGACACCGCCCATTCTGGCGGAAGCGGGGCTCGACCACGAATACCGCAAAGCCATGGGGCATGTAAAATCCGATATCGAACAACTCCGGAAATCGAGCCAGGAAGCGGCCATGTATGCCATCCCGTTCGGATTTTCCGTGCGCTGCCTCTTCAAGATGGACTATGCGGAAGCGGAATACATTGCGAAATTGCGTTCCGGGGTGAAGGGGCACTGGTCCTATCGCACCATCGCCTGGCTCATGAAACAGAAACTGACCGAACGATATCCCATTCTCGGCGCGCGCATGCAGGCGACTCCGCCGGATGTGCAGGACGCGCTGACGCGCTGA